Proteins encoded by one window of Streptococcus sanguinis:
- a CDS encoding GNAT family N-acetyltransferase has product MEAPIRIRQADLSDWEEILAIEQLNFPAVEAAGAEVLKERIEQIPDTFLLAELHGQLAGYIVGPAIQTRYLTDDLFSKVGANPPEGGFIAVQSLSVHPDFQKQGVGTLLLAALKETAVQQNRKGISLTCHDELIPYYEMNGIVHEGISDSTHGGAIWSDMVWENPNFKEK; this is encoded by the coding sequence ATGGAAGCACCGATTCGAATCAGACAGGCCGACTTGAGCGACTGGGAAGAAATTCTTGCAATTGAGCAGCTGAATTTTCCAGCAGTAGAAGCGGCTGGTGCAGAAGTTCTCAAAGAGCGGATTGAGCAGATTCCAGATACTTTTTTGCTAGCAGAGCTGCATGGTCAGCTGGCGGGCTATATTGTTGGACCAGCTATTCAGACGCGATATCTGACAGATGATCTCTTTAGCAAGGTGGGTGCTAATCCTCCAGAAGGTGGCTTCATTGCTGTCCAAAGTCTGTCCGTCCATCCGGATTTTCAGAAGCAGGGAGTCGGAACCTTGTTGCTTGCAGCTCTCAAGGAGACAGCTGTTCAGCAAAATCGAAAGGGCATTAGCCTAACCTGTCATGATGAGCTGATACCTTATTATGAGATGAATGGTATCGTCCACGAAGGGATTTCTGACTCAACTCATGGTGGAGCTATCTGGTCTGATATGGTGTGGGAAAATCCCAATTTTAAGGAGAAGTGA
- a CDS encoding NADPH-dependent oxidoreductase: MNETINLMNAHTSVRRFTEKQISDKELRAIINAGRAASSWKNFQSYSIIVVRSKEKKEALFGLVPQEAIRQSSAFLLFVGDLNRAQKGVQLHTEDFYPEGPENLLISSVDAALAGQNTLLAAESLGYGGVIIGLVRYAASQIAELFKLPDYTYPVFGIALGNPNQNHAVKPRLPYEAVVFEEEYREQDDSVIQAYDRVQTEYAGERAKETWSQRLAAQFGQEPNQAIDQLFKEKKLEK; this comes from the coding sequence ATGAATGAAACAATTAACTTGATGAATGCTCACACGTCTGTCCGCCGCTTTACGGAGAAGCAGATTTCGGATAAGGAATTACGTGCCATCATTAATGCGGGTCGGGCTGCGTCCAGCTGGAAGAATTTCCAGTCTTACTCTATCATTGTAGTGCGAAGCAAAGAAAAAAAAGAAGCCCTCTTTGGCTTGGTGCCCCAAGAAGCCATTCGGCAGTCTTCAGCCTTCCTGCTTTTTGTTGGCGACCTCAATCGAGCTCAAAAGGGCGTTCAATTGCATACGGAAGACTTTTATCCTGAGGGGCCGGAGAATCTTCTGATTAGCTCAGTAGATGCCGCTTTAGCGGGGCAAAATACCCTGTTAGCAGCTGAAAGTTTGGGTTATGGCGGAGTAATCATTGGACTGGTTCGTTATGCTGCCAGTCAAATAGCAGAGCTTTTCAAGCTACCGGACTACACTTATCCGGTTTTTGGGATTGCTCTGGGAAATCCCAACCAGAACCATGCAGTTAAGCCACGTTTGCCTTATGAAGCAGTGGTCTTTGAGGAAGAATATCGTGAACAGGATGATTCAGTTATCCAAGCCTATGACCGCGTGCAGACTGAATATGCAGGTGAGCGGGCTAAGGAAACCTGGAGTCAGCGCCTAGCTGCTCAATTTGGTCAGGAGCCAAATCAGGCTATTGACCAATTGTTCAAAGAAAAGAAATTAGAAAAATAG
- the murC gene encoding UDP-N-acetylmuramate--L-alanine ligase codes for MTKTYHFIGIKGSGMSALALMLHQMGHKVQGSDVDKYYFTQRGLEQAGISILPFDEKNIQPDFEIIAGNAFRPDNNVEIAYADANGISYKRYHEFLGGFMRDFVSLGVAGAHGKTSTTGILSHVLSNITDTSYLIGDGTGRGSANAKYFVFESDEYERHFMPYHPEYSIITNIDFDHPDYFTSLEDVFNAFNDYAKQITKGLFIYGEDEQLRRITSKAPIYYYGFKEEGNDFVAHDLLRSTSGSGFKVSFRGQELGEFQIPSFGRHNIMNATAVIGLLYTAGLDLNLVREHLKTFGGVKRRFTEKIVNETVIIDDFAHHPTEIIATLDAARQKYPSKEIVAIFQPHTFTRTIALLDEFAEALNQADSVYLAQIYGSAREVDKGDVKVEDLAEKIVKRAKVIDVDNVSPLLDHDNAVYVFMGAGDIQTYEYSFERLLSNLTSNVQ; via the coding sequence ATGACGAAAACCTATCATTTTATCGGGATTAAGGGCTCTGGTATGAGTGCTTTGGCTTTGATGCTGCATCAGATGGGCCATAAGGTTCAGGGCAGTGACGTTGATAAATATTATTTCACTCAGCGCGGTCTGGAGCAGGCTGGCATTTCCATTCTGCCTTTTGATGAAAAGAATATCCAACCAGACTTCGAAATCATTGCCGGCAATGCCTTTCGTCCAGATAACAATGTAGAAATTGCCTATGCAGACGCAAATGGTATCAGCTATAAACGCTACCATGAATTTTTAGGTGGCTTTATGCGTGACTTTGTCAGTTTGGGAGTGGCTGGTGCCCACGGGAAGACCTCTACAACGGGTATTCTTTCCCACGTTCTGTCCAATATCACGGATACTAGCTATCTGATTGGAGATGGTACAGGCCGCGGTTCTGCCAATGCCAAGTATTTTGTCTTTGAGTCGGACGAGTACGAGCGTCATTTCATGCCCTATCATCCGGAATATTCGATTATTACCAATATCGACTTTGACCATCCGGATTATTTCACGAGTCTGGAAGATGTCTTTAATGCTTTCAATGACTATGCCAAGCAGATTACCAAAGGACTCTTCATTTATGGAGAAGATGAGCAGCTGCGCCGGATTACGTCCAAGGCTCCGATTTACTACTATGGCTTCAAGGAAGAGGGCAATGACTTTGTTGCTCACGACCTCTTGCGTTCTACCAGCGGTTCAGGCTTTAAAGTTTCTTTCCGCGGGCAAGAACTGGGTGAGTTCCAGATTCCAAGCTTTGGCCGTCACAACATTATGAATGCGACAGCAGTAATCGGCCTCTTGTATACTGCAGGTCTTGATCTGAATCTAGTTCGGGAACATCTCAAGACCTTTGGCGGGGTTAAGCGCCGCTTTACAGAGAAAATTGTCAACGAAACAGTTATCATTGATGACTTTGCTCACCATCCGACGGAAATTATTGCGACTCTGGATGCAGCACGTCAGAAGTATCCAAGCAAGGAAATCGTGGCAATTTTCCAACCGCATACCTTCACTCGGACTATTGCTCTCTTGGACGAATTTGCGGAAGCCCTCAATCAGGCTGACTCAGTCTATTTAGCTCAGATTTACGGTTCTGCGCGTGAGGTGGACAAGGGTGATGTTAAGGTAGAAGATCTGGCTGAAAAGATTGTGAAACGGGCCAAGGTCATTGATGTGGATAATGTTTCCCCACTTCTTGACCACGATAATGCAGTTTACGTCTTTATGGGAGCTGGTGACATCCAGACCTATGAATATTCCTTTGAACGTCTCTTGTCCAATCTGACCAGCAACGTTCAGTAG
- a CDS encoding DnaD domain protein has translation MKPNHQFSFLRNNAVSPDIAILTKLYLPILGREAVALYLYLLSFVDNGQKQHLFSQILNHLDFGLNILEESFERLAAIKLVDLYQTDDHYLVQLHPTLTAEEFFSHNVFSRLLEKKIGEAAAEALRPENPSGDKLIKPFMQVFGMEAEQARTVRKANDFDLEYFKQRMAQDNLRFANEKEDVLELFAIAEQKKWTWYETYVLARETAVSQVISTKRMKQKLTQKPAEGQFSKQEQSIIQEAKRTSPMVFLAEIKKTRHAAITRTERKLLLDLAELGLLDEVINVILLLTFNKVDSANLNEKYALKVANDFSYQKVTTAEDAVLKIRERNQQPQNRSAKSGQGSSKSNVPDWSQPDYKNETSAEKQAELEEQKRRLLAKLEGGGE, from the coding sequence ATGAAACCGAACCATCAGTTTTCTTTCTTGCGCAATAATGCAGTCAGCCCAGATATTGCTATTTTGACCAAGCTCTATCTGCCGATTTTGGGGAGAGAAGCAGTAGCACTTTATCTTTATCTGCTGTCTTTTGTGGATAATGGGCAAAAGCAGCACCTCTTCAGTCAGATTCTCAATCATTTAGATTTTGGACTTAATATTTTAGAAGAAAGTTTTGAGCGTTTAGCGGCGATTAAGCTAGTGGACCTTTATCAAACAGATGACCATTATCTGGTTCAACTCCACCCAACCTTAACGGCGGAGGAATTTTTCAGCCATAATGTGTTCAGTCGGCTCTTGGAAAAGAAAATCGGAGAAGCTGCTGCAGAAGCCCTGCGACCAGAAAATCCTAGCGGAGATAAATTGATCAAGCCTTTTATGCAGGTGTTTGGTATGGAAGCTGAGCAAGCAAGGACAGTGCGAAAGGCCAATGATTTTGACTTGGAGTATTTCAAGCAACGGATGGCTCAGGACAATCTTCGCTTTGCCAATGAAAAGGAAGATGTGTTAGAATTGTTTGCAATTGCTGAGCAGAAAAAGTGGACTTGGTATGAGACCTATGTCTTGGCTAGAGAAACTGCTGTTTCTCAGGTTATTTCTACCAAGCGGATGAAGCAAAAGCTAACTCAGAAGCCGGCAGAAGGTCAGTTTTCTAAGCAGGAGCAGTCTATTATCCAAGAAGCGAAACGAACATCGCCAATGGTCTTCCTAGCAGAAATCAAAAAGACCCGTCATGCTGCTATTACGCGGACAGAGAGAAAGCTTTTGCTGGATTTAGCTGAATTAGGTCTTTTGGACGAAGTTATCAACGTAATCTTGCTTTTGACCTTTAATAAGGTGGATTCAGCCAATCTCAATGAAAAGTATGCCCTCAAGGTAGCTAATGATTTTTCTTATCAAAAGGTGACGACAGCTGAGGATGCAGTCTTGAAAATCCGTGAGCGCAACCAGCAGCCCCAGAACCGTTCAGCTAAATCTGGACAAGGCTCTTCCAAGAGCAACGTACCTGACTGGAGTCAGCCGGATTATAAAAATGAAACGAGCGCAGAGAAGCAGGCCGAGCTAGAAGAGCAGAAACGTCGGCTCTTAGCCAAACTTGAAGGAGGAGGCGAATAA
- the nrdR gene encoding transcriptional regulator NrdR: MRCPKCGGNKSSVVDSRQAEDGNTIRRRRECEECQHRFTTYERVEERTLVVVKKDGTREQFSRDKIFNGIIRSAQKRPVSSDEIEEIVNRIEQKVRSQSDNEINSEYIGSLVMDELAELDEITYVRFASVYRSFKDVGELESLLKQITKGSKKKKDK; the protein is encoded by the coding sequence ATGCGTTGTCCGAAATGTGGTGGGAATAAATCAAGTGTAGTTGATAGCAGACAGGCAGAAGATGGAAATACAATCCGTCGCCGTCGTGAGTGTGAAGAATGTCAGCACCGCTTCACGACCTACGAGCGCGTTGAAGAGAGAACCCTAGTTGTTGTCAAGAAGGACGGGACACGCGAGCAATTTTCTCGGGATAAGATTTTTAACGGTATTATTCGCTCCGCTCAAAAGCGGCCAGTATCTAGTGACGAAATAGAAGAGATTGTCAACCGAATCGAGCAAAAGGTCCGCAGTCAGAGCGATAATGAAATCAATAGTGAATATATTGGATCCTTAGTCATGGATGAACTGGCCGAGCTGGATGAAATCACCTACGTTCGTTTCGCCAGTGTTTACCGGAGTTTCAAGGATGTGGGAGAGCTAGAAAGCCTGCTCAAGCAGATTACTAAGGGGTCCAAGAAGAAAAAGGACAAATAA
- the dnaI gene encoding primosomal protein DnaI → MEKIGQNMPHMNRVRQFDYQELVKQIMADPDVAAFIQQEKLTQAEIQRSVSKFNQYITERNRFLLGDETYIAKGYKPILVKNEGYADVAYEETPELIEQERQEAIRSRLNLISLPASLKEASLAQVDLDDVGRYKAFELLTNFVAEFPHYQKAVYLYGDFGVGKSYMMAALAHDLSEKRSVSTTLLHYPSFVLDVKNAISSGLVKEKIDQVKTAQVLILDDIGAEQSSPWMRDEILQVILQHRMQENLPTFFTSNFSFADLERHFASSKNGDETWQAKRVMERIKFLAQEVRLEGENRR, encoded by the coding sequence ATGGAGAAAATAGGACAAAATATGCCTCATATGAATAGGGTGCGGCAGTTTGACTATCAGGAGCTGGTCAAGCAAATCATGGCAGACCCAGATGTGGCAGCCTTTATCCAGCAGGAAAAGCTGACCCAAGCTGAGATTCAGCGCAGCGTCTCCAAGTTTAACCAGTATATTACGGAGCGTAACCGCTTTTTGCTGGGGGACGAGACCTATATTGCCAAGGGCTATAAGCCAATCTTGGTGAAAAATGAAGGCTATGCGGATGTTGCCTATGAGGAGACGCCTGAGTTGATTGAGCAGGAGAGACAGGAGGCTATTAGAAGCCGTCTTAATCTTATCAGCCTACCAGCCAGTCTCAAGGAGGCTAGTCTGGCTCAGGTGGATCTGGACGATGTTGGCCGCTACAAGGCTTTTGAACTGTTGACCAACTTCGTTGCTGAGTTTCCACATTACCAGAAGGCTGTTTATCTCTACGGCGATTTTGGGGTCGGTAAGAGCTACATGATGGCTGCTCTGGCGCATGATTTGTCAGAAAAACGCAGTGTTTCAACGACTCTGCTACATTACCCAAGCTTTGTTTTGGATGTTAAGAATGCGATCAGTTCTGGCTTGGTCAAGGAAAAGATTGACCAGGTCAAGACAGCTCAAGTGCTGATTTTGGATGATATTGGTGCAGAGCAGTCTAGCCCCTGGATGCGCGATGAGATTTTGCAGGTCATTCTCCAGCACCGCATGCAGGAAAATCTGCCAACTTTCTTTACTTCTAACTTTAGTTTTGCTGATTTAGAGCGTCACTTTGCCAGCTCTAAGAATGGCGATGAGACTTGGCAGGCCAAGCGGGTTATGGAGCGAATTAAGTTTCTGGCTCAGGAGGTACGCCTAGAAGGAGAGAACCGCCGATGA
- a CDS encoding DEAD/DEAH box helicase — MAKLIPGKIRTEGIALVENNKVVILEVSDSLLYARVDECNLRYSLDDDVIFCYCDFFQKKKYCAHLAALEYYLKNAPSGKDVLKSMEEEELTSQETQELVSFGSLFLDKVLPDKSNQQVRYELSATGQEDSYTGQFLWSLRISRLPDERSYVVRDVFSFLRTLEKGGHYQIGKSYYEAIHLEDFDEASQDLLVFLQGLVSDYQGQDSSLIFPNAGRNLFFPASIFEEGVIFLMNLSSFRLEYSLYDYSEVFFQDLHEEAGVYTFQVEEYEEHFELVIAEKNYKMLYDGQFIFYGDTFYQLNPQQIRLIKALRELPIEHDRLKRLQFDLSERTKLASSLSEFKKVGRVEAPESMMIHDFTAKFDFDIGPDKRLILDTVFDYGDRKVTTRKDLERLPFAGNFEHEQQVFKQMLQAGFVADFYSQRPPLKPEEIYHFFSEVIPNFEALGRVSMTEELEALAQTESPRISVKMKGGLLDVGFDFAGIAQSEIDAVLDSLFKEQDFFISKSGQVLIFDKETKEMSRTLQQLRSKRTKNGFIQTSSLAAYQLAEFFKGKDRVQFSKDVQQLAFDLTHPEEFPLPQLQVKADLRDYQETGVKWLSMLDKYGFGGILADDMGLGKTLQTISFLSSRIDDSKKVLILAPSSLIYNWSDEFAKFAPHLDVAVVYGLKNVRDELIAEKHQITITSYASFRQDVEEYRDNHFQYLILDEAQVMKNDQTKIAQYLRDFEVEHTYALSGTPIENNLGELWSIFQIVMPGLLPSKKEFLKLPAEKVARYIKPFVMRRKKEDVLQELPDLIEVAYRNELADSQKTIYLAMLKQMQDRIIHATEDEINRSKIEILSGLMRLRQICDTPKLFMEDYEGESGKLESLRELLEQIQDGNRRVLIFSQFRGMLDIIESELDKMGMESFKITGSTPAKERQDMTTAFNDGQRSAFLISLKAGGVGLNLTGADTVILVDLWWNPAVEAQAIGRAHRIGQERNVEVYRMITRGTIEEKIQELQESKRNLVSTILDGAEAKSSLSVEEIREILGISAE; from the coding sequence ATGGCAAAATTAATTCCTGGTAAGATTCGGACAGAAGGAATTGCCCTGGTTGAAAACAATAAGGTAGTAATCCTTGAGGTCAGTGATTCTCTTTTATATGCTCGTGTGGACGAGTGTAATCTGCGCTATAGCTTGGATGATGATGTCATCTTTTGTTATTGCGACTTTTTCCAGAAGAAAAAATACTGTGCTCATCTGGCAGCCTTGGAGTATTATCTGAAAAATGCCCCATCTGGAAAAGATGTGCTAAAGAGTATGGAAGAAGAGGAGTTGACCAGTCAGGAGACCCAAGAGCTGGTTTCTTTTGGAAGCTTGTTCTTGGATAAAGTCTTGCCGGATAAATCTAATCAACAGGTTCGTTATGAGCTTTCGGCTACTGGTCAAGAGGATTCTTATACAGGACAGTTTCTCTGGAGTCTCCGAATTAGTCGCTTGCCGGACGAGCGCTCTTATGTTGTCCGAGACGTTTTTTCCTTCCTTCGGACCTTGGAAAAGGGCGGGCATTATCAGATTGGTAAGAGTTACTATGAGGCTATTCATTTGGAGGATTTTGATGAAGCCAGTCAAGATTTGCTCGTTTTTCTGCAAGGACTAGTGTCTGACTATCAGGGGCAAGATTCTTCTTTGATTTTCCCAAATGCTGGGCGCAATCTTTTCTTCCCGGCTAGTATCTTTGAAGAGGGAGTTATCTTCCTGATGAATCTTTCTTCTTTCCGCTTAGAGTACAGCCTTTACGACTACAGTGAAGTCTTTTTCCAAGATTTACATGAAGAGGCAGGAGTTTATACTTTCCAAGTGGAAGAGTATGAAGAGCATTTTGAGCTAGTCATTGCTGAGAAGAATTATAAGATGCTTTATGATGGGCAGTTTATCTTTTATGGAGATACTTTCTATCAGCTAAATCCTCAGCAGATAAGACTAATTAAGGCTTTACGGGAGTTGCCTATAGAGCATGATCGGTTGAAGCGCCTGCAATTCGACTTGTCAGAGAGAACGAAGCTGGCTTCCAGTTTGTCTGAGTTTAAAAAGGTTGGTCGGGTAGAAGCACCTGAAAGTATGATGATTCATGACTTTACAGCCAAGTTTGACTTTGACATCGGTCCTGACAAGCGTCTGATTTTGGACACTGTCTTTGACTATGGAGACAGGAAAGTGACGACTCGCAAAGATTTGGAACGTCTGCCTTTTGCAGGTAATTTTGAGCATGAGCAGCAGGTATTTAAGCAAATGCTGCAGGCAGGTTTTGTGGCAGACTTTTACAGTCAGAGACCGCCTCTGAAGCCGGAAGAAATTTATCATTTCTTCTCAGAAGTCATTCCCAACTTTGAGGCTTTGGGCCGTGTCAGCATGACAGAAGAGTTAGAGGCACTGGCACAGACAGAAAGTCCAAGGATCTCTGTTAAGATGAAGGGCGGCCTCTTAGATGTTGGTTTCGATTTTGCTGGCATTGCGCAGTCAGAGATAGACGCAGTGCTTGATTCACTCTTTAAGGAGCAGGACTTCTTTATCAGTAAGTCTGGGCAAGTCTTGATTTTCGATAAAGAGACCAAGGAGATGAGTCGGACTTTGCAGCAGCTGCGGAGTAAGCGGACTAAAAATGGCTTCATTCAGACCAGCAGTCTGGCAGCTTATCAACTGGCAGAGTTTTTTAAGGGCAAGGATAGGGTACAGTTTTCAAAAGATGTACAGCAGCTGGCCTTTGACCTGACTCACCCTGAGGAATTCCCTCTTCCCCAGCTGCAAGTCAAGGCTGACCTTCGGGATTACCAAGAGACGGGTGTCAAGTGGCTATCCATGCTTGATAAGTATGGCTTCGGTGGCATCTTGGCTGACGATATGGGGCTAGGAAAGACCCTGCAGACGATTTCTTTTCTGAGTTCGCGTATAGATGATTCTAAGAAAGTCTTAATCTTGGCGCCATCCAGCCTGATTTACAACTGGAGCGATGAGTTTGCTAAATTTGCTCCGCATTTGGATGTGGCGGTGGTTTATGGTCTGAAAAATGTTCGTGATGAGCTGATCGCGGAGAAGCATCAGATTACCATTACCAGCTATGCTTCTTTCAGGCAGGATGTGGAAGAATACCGAGATAACCACTTCCAGTATCTGATTTTGGATGAGGCTCAGGTGATGAAGAATGACCAGACCAAGATTGCCCAGTATTTGCGGGATTTTGAAGTGGAGCATACTTATGCTCTTTCTGGGACGCCGATTGAGAATAATCTGGGAGAACTTTGGTCTATTTTCCAGATTGTCATGCCAGGACTTTTGCCAAGCAAAAAGGAATTTTTAAAACTGCCGGCTGAGAAAGTCGCTCGCTATATCAAACCATTTGTCATGCGGCGCAAAAAAGAAGATGTGCTGCAGGAATTGCCTGATTTGATTGAAGTTGCCTATCGCAATGAATTGGCAGATAGCCAGAAGACCATTTATCTGGCTATGCTCAAACAAATGCAGGACAGAATCATCCATGCGACAGAAGATGAAATCAACCGCAGCAAGATAGAGATTCTGTCAGGTCTTATGCGTCTCCGTCAGATCTGTGACACTCCGAAGCTGTTTATGGAAGATTACGAGGGCGAGAGCGGTAAGCTGGAAAGTTTGCGGGAATTACTTGAACAGATACAAGATGGTAATCGTCGTGTCCTCATATTTTCACAATTTCGTGGTATGCTGGATATTATCGAGAGTGAGCTGGACAAGATGGGCATGGAGTCCTTTAAGATTACAGGCTCTACTCCAGCCAAGGAGCGTCAGGACATGACAACAGCCTTCAATGACGGCCAGCGTTCAGCCTTTCTAATCTCCCTCAAGGCTGGAGGTGTCGGTCTCAATCTGACTGGTGCAGACACAGTCATCTTGGTCGATCTCTGGTGGAATCCAGCGGTTGAGGCCCAAGCCATCGGCCGTGCCCATCGTATCGGTCAGGAGCGCAATGTCGAAGTCTATCGGATGATTACTCGGGGTACAATTGAGGAGAAGATACAGGAGTTGCAGGAGAGCAAGCGCAATCTGGTTTCGACTATTCTGGACGGAGCAGAAGCCAAATCCAGTCTCTCTGTGGAGGAAATTCGAGAAATTCTAGGAATTTCGGCAGAATAG
- the der gene encoding ribosome biogenesis GTPase Der produces the protein MALPTIAIVGRPNVGKSTLFNRIAGERISIVEDVEGVTRDRIYATANWLNRKFSIIDTGGIDDVDAPFMEQIKHQAEIAMDEADVIVFVVSGKEGITDADEYVARMLYKTHKPIILAVNKVDNPEMRNEIFDFYALGLGDPFPVSSVHGIGTGDVLDAIVENLPNEEVAENPDMIKFSLIGRPNVGKSSLINAILGEERVIASPVAGTTRDAIDTVFTDSEGQEFTMIDTAGMRKSGKVYENTEKYSVMRAMRAIDRSDVVLMVLNAEEGIREYDKRIAGFAHEAGKGIVIVVNKWDTLEKDNHTMKDWEEDIRDQFQYLSYAPIIFVSALTKQRLHKLPDMIKQISQSQNTRIPSAVLNDVIMDAIAINPTPTDKGKRLKIFYATQVATKPPTFVIFVNEEELMHFSYLRFLENQIRKAFAFEGTPIHLIARKRK, from the coding sequence ATGGCCTTACCAACTATTGCCATTGTCGGCCGTCCCAATGTCGGCAAATCAACGCTCTTCAATCGGATTGCCGGTGAGCGGATTTCCATTGTGGAAGATGTTGAAGGGGTGACCCGCGACCGAATTTATGCGACCGCAAACTGGCTCAACCGTAAGTTCAGTATTATTGATACGGGCGGAATTGATGATGTTGACGCACCTTTTATGGAGCAAATCAAACACCAGGCTGAGATCGCCATGGACGAAGCAGATGTTATCGTTTTTGTCGTGTCTGGCAAGGAAGGTATTACAGATGCGGACGAGTATGTGGCTCGCATGCTTTACAAGACCCATAAGCCGATTATTTTAGCGGTCAACAAGGTGGACAACCCCGAAATGCGCAATGAGATTTTTGATTTCTATGCGCTGGGCTTGGGCGATCCATTCCCAGTTTCCTCAGTCCACGGGATTGGTACAGGGGATGTTCTTGACGCAATCGTTGAAAATCTGCCAAATGAAGAAGTCGCTGAAAATCCTGATATGATTAAGTTTAGCTTGATTGGCCGTCCTAATGTCGGCAAGTCTAGCTTGATCAATGCCATCTTGGGTGAGGAGCGGGTTATTGCCAGTCCTGTGGCTGGTACAACGCGTGACGCCATTGATACGGTCTTTACGGACAGTGAAGGTCAGGAATTTACCATGATCGACACGGCTGGTATGCGCAAGTCAGGCAAGGTGTATGAAAATACGGAGAAATACTCTGTCATGCGGGCTATGCGGGCCATTGATCGCTCAGATGTCGTTCTGATGGTGCTGAATGCCGAAGAAGGAATTCGTGAGTACGACAAGCGAATCGCTGGCTTTGCCCATGAAGCAGGAAAAGGTATTGTTATCGTTGTTAATAAGTGGGACACACTGGAAAAAGACAACCATACCATGAAAGACTGGGAAGAAGATATTCGTGACCAGTTCCAGTATCTGTCTTATGCGCCGATTATCTTTGTTTCTGCCCTGACCAAGCAGCGTCTCCATAAGCTGCCGGATATGATTAAGCAGATTAGTCAAAGCCAAAACACGCGTATTCCGTCAGCAGTGCTTAATGACGTTATCATGGATGCTATCGCGATTAATCCGACACCGACTGACAAGGGCAAACGCCTCAAGATTTTCTATGCGACTCAAGTAGCGACCAAACCGCCAACCTTTGTCATCTTTGTCAACGAAGAAGAACTCATGCACTTCTCTTACCTGCGTTTCTTGGAAAATCAAATCCGCAAGGCATTTGCTTTTGAAGGAACCCCGATTCACTTGATTGCAAGGAAGCGGAAGTAG
- a CDS encoding GNAT family N-acetyltransferase produces the protein MIIRQAQMADLDAIYAIELENFSPEEAVSRESLAAHIQTLSSTFLVAEKDDKILGYLEGPVRPERYLKDISFTEEIEDYGHLDGGFISLTSLSISKDAQGMGAGRKLLEAMKEIAIADERHGINLTCHDYLTAYYEKHAFVNEGLSQSTYAGATWFDMVWENPRLKLQKNQ, from the coding sequence ATGATTATCCGTCAAGCTCAAATGGCTGACTTAGACGCCATTTATGCTATCGAATTGGAAAATTTCAGTCCAGAAGAGGCTGTTAGCCGCGAAAGTCTAGCAGCTCATATCCAAACCCTATCTTCAACTTTTTTGGTGGCAGAAAAGGACGATAAGATTTTGGGCTATCTGGAGGGACCTGTCCGTCCAGAACGTTATTTAAAGGACATTTCCTTTACAGAGGAGATTGAAGATTATGGTCATCTGGACGGCGGCTTTATCTCTCTGACCAGCCTTTCTATCTCGAAAGATGCTCAGGGGATGGGGGCCGGCCGCAAGCTATTGGAAGCTATGAAAGAGATTGCTATAGCAGATGAACGCCACGGCATCAATCTGACCTGCCACGACTATCTCACCGCATACTACGAGAAGCATGCCTTTGTAAATGAAGGTTTGTCACAATCAACTTACGCAGGCGCTACTTGGTTTGATATGGTCTGGGAAAATCCTAGACTCAAACTTCAAAAAAACCAATAA